The following coding sequences lie in one Vicugna pacos chromosome 5, VicPac4, whole genome shotgun sequence genomic window:
- the OSGEPL1 gene encoding tRNA N6-adenosine threonylcarbamoyltransferase, mitochondrial isoform X2 — translation MLILTKTAEVFSKPSKRKLYEVLRHFNFHPRKLFLHKLVLGIETSCDDTAAAVVDETGNVLGEAIHSQTEVHLKTGGIIPPVAQQLHRENIQRIVQEALSASNISPSDLSAIATTVKPGLALSLGVGLSFSLKLVDQFRKPFIPIHHMEAHALTIRLTNKVEFPFLVLLISGGHCLLALVRGVSDFLLLGKSLDIAPGDMLDKVARRLSLIKHPECSAMSGGKAIEHLAKQGNKLHFDFRPPMQRAKNCDFSFSGLQHIVDKTIMQKEKEEGIEKGQILSSAADIAAAVQHTIACHIAKRTHRAILFCKQRDLLCQSNAVLVVSGGVASNLYIREALEIVTDATRCTLLCPPPRLCTDNGIMIAWNGVERLRAGLGILHNTEGIRYEPKCPLGVDISKEVGEAAIKVPRLKMKI, via the exons ATGCTAATATTGACTAAGACAGCAGAAGTTTTTTCTAAACCATCAAAAAGGAAACTTTATgaagttttaagacattttaattttcatcctagaaaattatttcttcataAACTAGTATTGGGAATTGAAACCAGTTGTGATGATACAGCAGCTGCTGTAGTGGATGAAACCGGAAATGTTTTGGGAGAAGCAATACATTCCCAAACTGAAGTTCATTTAAA aacaggTGGGATTATTCCTCCAGTAGCTCAACAGCTTCACAGAGAAAATATTCAACGAATAGTGCAAGAAGCTCTCTCTGCCAGTAACATCTCTCCAAGTGATCTCTCAGCAATTGCAACTACTGTAAAACCAGGACTTGCATTAAGCTTGGGAGTAGGATTATCATTTAGCTTAAAACTAGTAGACCAGTTTAGAAAGCCCTTCATTCCCATTCATCATATGGAGGCTCACGCACTTACTATTAGGTTAACAAATAAagtagaatttccttttttagttCTTTTGATTTCTGGAGGTCATTGCTTATTGGCATTAGTTAGAGGAGTTTCAGATTTTCTGCTTCTTGGGAAGTCTTTGGACATAGCACCAGGTGACATGCTTGACAAG GTAGCAAGAAGGCTTTCTTTAATAAAACATCCAGAGTGCTCCGCCATGAGTGGTGGGAAGGCTATAGAACATTTGGCCAAACAGGGAAATAAATTGCATTTTGATTTCAGACCTCCTATGCAACGTGCTAaaaattgtgatttttctttttctggacttCAACACATTGTTGATAAGACGATaatgcaaaaggaaaaagaggaag GTATTGAGAAGGGGCAGATCCTGTCCTCAGCTGCAGACATTGCTGCTGCAGTGCAGCACACAATAGCTTGCCACATTGCAAAAAGAACACATCGTGCTATTCTGTTTTGCAAGCAGAGAGACTTGTTATGTCAAAGTAATGCAGTACTG GTTGTATCTGGAGGTGTTGCAAGTAACTTATATATCCGAGAAGCTTTAGAAATTGTAACAGATGCAACTCGGTGCACTTTGTTGTGCCCTCCTCCTAGACTGTGCACTGACAATGGCATTATGATTGCATG GAATGGTGTTGAAAGATTGCGTGCTGGCTTGGGCATTTTACACAATACAGAAGGCATCCGCTATGAACCAAA ATGTCCTCTTGGAGTAGACATATCAAAAGAAGTTGGAGAGGCTGCCATAAAAGTACCACGATTAAAAATGAagatctga
- the OSGEPL1 gene encoding tRNA N6-adenosine threonylcarbamoyltransferase, mitochondrial isoform X3 — MLILTKTAEVFSKPSKRKLYEVLRHFNFHPRKLFLHKLVLGIETSCDDTAAAVVDETGNVLGEAIHSQTEVHLKTGGIIPPVAQQLHRENIQRIVQEALSASNISPSDLSAIATTVKPGLALSLGVGLSFSLKLVDQFRKPFIPIHHMEAHALTIRLTNKVEFPFLVLLISGGHCLLALVRGVSDFLLLGKSLDIAPGDMLDKVARRLSLIKHPECSAMSGGKAIEHLAKQGNKLHFDFRPPMQRAKNCDFSFSGLQHIVDKTIMQKEKEEGIEKGQILSSAADIAAAVQHTIACHIAKRTHRAILFCKQRDLLCQSNAVLVVSGGVASNLYIREALEIVTDATRCTLLCPPPRLCTDNGIMIAWNGVERLRAGLGILHNTEGIRYEPNDKGR, encoded by the exons ATGCTAATATTGACTAAGACAGCAGAAGTTTTTTCTAAACCATCAAAAAGGAAACTTTATgaagttttaagacattttaattttcatcctagaaaattatttcttcataAACTAGTATTGGGAATTGAAACCAGTTGTGATGATACAGCAGCTGCTGTAGTGGATGAAACCGGAAATGTTTTGGGAGAAGCAATACATTCCCAAACTGAAGTTCATTTAAA aacaggTGGGATTATTCCTCCAGTAGCTCAACAGCTTCACAGAGAAAATATTCAACGAATAGTGCAAGAAGCTCTCTCTGCCAGTAACATCTCTCCAAGTGATCTCTCAGCAATTGCAACTACTGTAAAACCAGGACTTGCATTAAGCTTGGGAGTAGGATTATCATTTAGCTTAAAACTAGTAGACCAGTTTAGAAAGCCCTTCATTCCCATTCATCATATGGAGGCTCACGCACTTACTATTAGGTTAACAAATAAagtagaatttccttttttagttCTTTTGATTTCTGGAGGTCATTGCTTATTGGCATTAGTTAGAGGAGTTTCAGATTTTCTGCTTCTTGGGAAGTCTTTGGACATAGCACCAGGTGACATGCTTGACAAG GTAGCAAGAAGGCTTTCTTTAATAAAACATCCAGAGTGCTCCGCCATGAGTGGTGGGAAGGCTATAGAACATTTGGCCAAACAGGGAAATAAATTGCATTTTGATTTCAGACCTCCTATGCAACGTGCTAaaaattgtgatttttctttttctggacttCAACACATTGTTGATAAGACGATaatgcaaaaggaaaaagaggaag GTATTGAGAAGGGGCAGATCCTGTCCTCAGCTGCAGACATTGCTGCTGCAGTGCAGCACACAATAGCTTGCCACATTGCAAAAAGAACACATCGTGCTATTCTGTTTTGCAAGCAGAGAGACTTGTTATGTCAAAGTAATGCAGTACTG GTTGTATCTGGAGGTGTTGCAAGTAACTTATATATCCGAGAAGCTTTAGAAATTGTAACAGATGCAACTCGGTGCACTTTGTTGTGCCCTCCTCCTAGACTGTGCACTGACAATGGCATTATGATTGCATG GAATGGTGTTGAAAGATTGCGTGCTGGCTTGGGCATTTTACACAATACAGAAGGCATCCGCTATGAACCAAA TGACAAAGGAAGGTAG
- the OSGEPL1 gene encoding tRNA N6-adenosine threonylcarbamoyltransferase, mitochondrial isoform X1, with translation MLILTKTAEVFSKPSKRKLYEVLRHFNFHPRKLFLHKLVLGIETSCDDTAAAVVDETGNVLGEAIHSQTEVHLKTGGIIPPVAQQLHRENIQRIVQEALSASNISPSDLSAIATTVKPGLALSLGVGLSFSLKLVDQFRKPFIPIHHMEAHALTIRLTNKVEFPFLVLLISGGHCLLALVRGVSDFLLLGKSLDIAPGDMLDKVARRLSLIKHPECSAMSGGKAIEHLAKQGNKLHFDFRPPMQRAKNCDFSFSGLQHIVDKTIMQKEKEEGIEKGQILSSAADIAAAVQHTIACHIAKRTHRAILFCKQRDLLCQSNAVLVVSGGVASNLYIREALEIVTDATRCTLLCPPPRLCTDNGIMIAWNGVERLRAGLGILHNTEGIRYEPKYVVPFIIFMQFASESQSLDFAFICEVFIDILVILEEGLH, from the exons ATGCTAATATTGACTAAGACAGCAGAAGTTTTTTCTAAACCATCAAAAAGGAAACTTTATgaagttttaagacattttaattttcatcctagaaaattatttcttcataAACTAGTATTGGGAATTGAAACCAGTTGTGATGATACAGCAGCTGCTGTAGTGGATGAAACCGGAAATGTTTTGGGAGAAGCAATACATTCCCAAACTGAAGTTCATTTAAA aacaggTGGGATTATTCCTCCAGTAGCTCAACAGCTTCACAGAGAAAATATTCAACGAATAGTGCAAGAAGCTCTCTCTGCCAGTAACATCTCTCCAAGTGATCTCTCAGCAATTGCAACTACTGTAAAACCAGGACTTGCATTAAGCTTGGGAGTAGGATTATCATTTAGCTTAAAACTAGTAGACCAGTTTAGAAAGCCCTTCATTCCCATTCATCATATGGAGGCTCACGCACTTACTATTAGGTTAACAAATAAagtagaatttccttttttagttCTTTTGATTTCTGGAGGTCATTGCTTATTGGCATTAGTTAGAGGAGTTTCAGATTTTCTGCTTCTTGGGAAGTCTTTGGACATAGCACCAGGTGACATGCTTGACAAG GTAGCAAGAAGGCTTTCTTTAATAAAACATCCAGAGTGCTCCGCCATGAGTGGTGGGAAGGCTATAGAACATTTGGCCAAACAGGGAAATAAATTGCATTTTGATTTCAGACCTCCTATGCAACGTGCTAaaaattgtgatttttctttttctggacttCAACACATTGTTGATAAGACGATaatgcaaaaggaaaaagaggaag GTATTGAGAAGGGGCAGATCCTGTCCTCAGCTGCAGACATTGCTGCTGCAGTGCAGCACACAATAGCTTGCCACATTGCAAAAAGAACACATCGTGCTATTCTGTTTTGCAAGCAGAGAGACTTGTTATGTCAAAGTAATGCAGTACTG GTTGTATCTGGAGGTGTTGCAAGTAACTTATATATCCGAGAAGCTTTAGAAATTGTAACAGATGCAACTCGGTGCACTTTGTTGTGCCCTCCTCCTAGACTGTGCACTGACAATGGCATTATGATTGCATG GAATGGTGTTGAAAGATTGCGTGCTGGCTTGGGCATTTTACACAATACAGAAGGCATCCGCTATGAACCAAAGTACGTGGTACCATTTATAATCTTTATGCAATTTGCATCTGAAAGTCAGAGCCTGGATTTTGCTTTTATATGTGAGGTTTTCATTGACATTCTGGTGATACTTGAAGAAGgattgcattaa
- the OSGEPL1 gene encoding tRNA N6-adenosine threonylcarbamoyltransferase, mitochondrial isoform X4, giving the protein MLILTKTAEVFSKPSKRKLYEVLRHFNFHPRKLFLHKLVLGIETSCDDTAAAVVDETGNVLGEAIHSQTEVHLKTGGIIPPVAQQLHRENIQRIVQEALSASNISPSDLSAIATTVKPGLALSLGVGLSFSLKLVDQFRKPFIPIHHMEAHALTIRLTNKVEFPFLVLLISGGHCLLALVRGVSDFLLLGKSLDIAPGDMLDKTIMQKEKEEGIEKGQILSSAADIAAAVQHTIACHIAKRTHRAILFCKQRDLLCQSNAVLVVSGGVASNLYIREALEIVTDATRCTLLCPPPRLCTDNGIMIAWNGVERLRAGLGILHNTEGIRYEPKYVVPFIIFMQFASESQSLDFAFICEVFIDILVILEEGLH; this is encoded by the exons ATGCTAATATTGACTAAGACAGCAGAAGTTTTTTCTAAACCATCAAAAAGGAAACTTTATgaagttttaagacattttaattttcatcctagaaaattatttcttcataAACTAGTATTGGGAATTGAAACCAGTTGTGATGATACAGCAGCTGCTGTAGTGGATGAAACCGGAAATGTTTTGGGAGAAGCAATACATTCCCAAACTGAAGTTCATTTAAA aacaggTGGGATTATTCCTCCAGTAGCTCAACAGCTTCACAGAGAAAATATTCAACGAATAGTGCAAGAAGCTCTCTCTGCCAGTAACATCTCTCCAAGTGATCTCTCAGCAATTGCAACTACTGTAAAACCAGGACTTGCATTAAGCTTGGGAGTAGGATTATCATTTAGCTTAAAACTAGTAGACCAGTTTAGAAAGCCCTTCATTCCCATTCATCATATGGAGGCTCACGCACTTACTATTAGGTTAACAAATAAagtagaatttccttttttagttCTTTTGATTTCTGGAGGTCATTGCTTATTGGCATTAGTTAGAGGAGTTTCAGATTTTCTGCTTCTTGGGAAGTCTTTGGACATAGCACCAGGTGACATGCTTGACAAG ACGATaatgcaaaaggaaaaagaggaag GTATTGAGAAGGGGCAGATCCTGTCCTCAGCTGCAGACATTGCTGCTGCAGTGCAGCACACAATAGCTTGCCACATTGCAAAAAGAACACATCGTGCTATTCTGTTTTGCAAGCAGAGAGACTTGTTATGTCAAAGTAATGCAGTACTG GTTGTATCTGGAGGTGTTGCAAGTAACTTATATATCCGAGAAGCTTTAGAAATTGTAACAGATGCAACTCGGTGCACTTTGTTGTGCCCTCCTCCTAGACTGTGCACTGACAATGGCATTATGATTGCATG GAATGGTGTTGAAAGATTGCGTGCTGGCTTGGGCATTTTACACAATACAGAAGGCATCCGCTATGAACCAAAGTACGTGGTACCATTTATAATCTTTATGCAATTTGCATCTGAAAGTCAGAGCCTGGATTTTGCTTTTATATGTGAGGTTTTCATTGACATTCTGGTGATACTTGAAGAAGgattgcattaa
- the OSGEPL1 gene encoding tRNA N6-adenosine threonylcarbamoyltransferase, mitochondrial isoform X5, producing the protein MEAHALTIRLTNKVEFPFLVLLISGGHCLLALVRGVSDFLLLGKSLDIAPGDMLDKVARRLSLIKHPECSAMSGGKAIEHLAKQGNKLHFDFRPPMQRAKNCDFSFSGLQHIVDKTIMQKEKEEGIEKGQILSSAADIAAAVQHTIACHIAKRTHRAILFCKQRDLLCQSNAVLVVSGGVASNLYIREALEIVTDATRCTLLCPPPRLCTDNGIMIAWNGVERLRAGLGILHNTEGIRYEPKYVVPFIIFMQFASESQSLDFAFICEVFIDILVILEEGLH; encoded by the exons ATGGAGGCTCACGCACTTACTATTAGGTTAACAAATAAagtagaatttccttttttagttCTTTTGATTTCTGGAGGTCATTGCTTATTGGCATTAGTTAGAGGAGTTTCAGATTTTCTGCTTCTTGGGAAGTCTTTGGACATAGCACCAGGTGACATGCTTGACAAG GTAGCAAGAAGGCTTTCTTTAATAAAACATCCAGAGTGCTCCGCCATGAGTGGTGGGAAGGCTATAGAACATTTGGCCAAACAGGGAAATAAATTGCATTTTGATTTCAGACCTCCTATGCAACGTGCTAaaaattgtgatttttctttttctggacttCAACACATTGTTGATAAGACGATaatgcaaaaggaaaaagaggaag GTATTGAGAAGGGGCAGATCCTGTCCTCAGCTGCAGACATTGCTGCTGCAGTGCAGCACACAATAGCTTGCCACATTGCAAAAAGAACACATCGTGCTATTCTGTTTTGCAAGCAGAGAGACTTGTTATGTCAAAGTAATGCAGTACTG GTTGTATCTGGAGGTGTTGCAAGTAACTTATATATCCGAGAAGCTTTAGAAATTGTAACAGATGCAACTCGGTGCACTTTGTTGTGCCCTCCTCCTAGACTGTGCACTGACAATGGCATTATGATTGCATG GAATGGTGTTGAAAGATTGCGTGCTGGCTTGGGCATTTTACACAATACAGAAGGCATCCGCTATGAACCAAAGTACGTGGTACCATTTATAATCTTTATGCAATTTGCATCTGAAAGTCAGAGCCTGGATTTTGCTTTTATATGTGAGGTTTTCATTGACATTCTGGTGATACTTGAAGAAGgattgcattaa
- the ORMDL1 gene encoding ORM1-like protein 1 produces MNVGVAHSEVNPNTRVMNSRGMWLTYALGVGLLHIVLLSIPFFSVPVAWTLTNVIHNLGMYVFLHAVKGTPFETPDQGKARLLTHWEQLDYGVQFTSSRKFFTISPIILYFLASFYTKYDPTHFILNTASLLSVLIPKMPQLHGVRIFGINKY; encoded by the exons ATGAATGTTGGAGTTGCTCACAGTGAAGTGAATCCAAATACCCGTGTAATGAACAGCCGGGGTATGTGGCTGACATATGCATTGGGAGTTGGCTTGCTTCATATCGTCTTACTCAGTATTCCCTTCTTCAGTGTTCCTGTTGCTTGGACCTTAACAAATGTTATACATAATCTG GGGATGTATGTATTTTTGCATGCAGTAAAAGGAACACCTTTTGAAACTCCTGACCAGGGTAAAGCAAGGCTCCTAACTCATTGGGAACAACTGGACTATGGAGTACAATTTACATCTTCACGGAAGTTTTTCACAATTTCTCCAATAATTCT GTATTTTCTGGCAAGTTTCTATACAAAGTATGATCCAACTCACTTCATCCTAAACACAGCTTCTCTCCTGAGTGTGCTAATTCCCAAAATGCCACAGCTACATGGTGTTCGGATCTTTGGAATTAATAAGTATTGA